In Seonamhaeicola sp. S2-3, the genomic window TTTTAGAAGATGCTGTTTTATAACCTTTTAAGGCAATTAAGTTTTTTGTTTAATTATTAATTATTTGTTATGGAAGTAATTGATAAGAATGAAAAAGTTTTAAACCTGTCTAAACAATCATCTTTTAAACTTACAGAACTAAAAATGGATGTGAAAGACGACGTTTTAACAATTCGTTTAAAAGCACCACTTTTAAGTCCGAACAATTATGTAGTTGATGTTTCTGACGGAATTCTAACCCTAAAAGTAATGTTAGCTAAAATTGAAACTAATTACGGTGAAATTAAAAAGAAACCAATTTTTGTAGAATGCTTTTTAGTGCTACCTAATAGCAGTTTTAATAGTTTGCTAAACTCTCAATATTCAAAAGGGGGTCTGTTTATTTCCATAGCGCAAAACACACCAAAAACGTTGTTGTCTTCAGATGCAATAACCGGTGTAGCATAAGTAATTAATAAAATTATTTGTTTAACTAAAATTTTAAATTATGAGCAATCTAGTAACAACAACTCAAAAAAATGGAAATTTGGCAAAAGTTGATAGATTTGCTGATTTCCCTGCATGGTCTAATTGGATAGATAAAATGTTTAGTACTGATTTTCCTTCTATTATGATGCCTAATTTCAATACAGGAATGACTTTGCCAAAAGTTAATATTAGAGAAACTGCAGATGCATTTTTTGTAGATATGGCAGTTCCTGGAATGAAAAAAGAAGATTTTACTATAAACTTAGATAATGAAGTATTATCTATTTCATCAGAGGTTCATAAAGAAGATAATCAGGTAGAAGATAATCACATTCGTAAAGAATATGGCTACTCATCATTTAAGAGAACTTTTTCTTTACCAGAATATATTGATGAGTCTAAAATTAAAGCTACTTATAAAGAAGGAATTTTAAGTGTACAGCTTCCAAAAAAAGAAGAGGCAAAACAAAAGCCTCCTAGAACAATTAAAATTTCATAAAGCAAAAACCTCATTTTAATGAGGTTTTTTTTTATCCTCAAATGTTTATATTAGCGGCATGCTTTCAAAAAGAACTAAATACGGATTAAAGGCTTTAACTTATATAGCTAAGAAAGAAGGAGAACAACCTGTAAGGGTAGGTGAGATTGCTGAAAGCGAAAACATACCTCAAAAGTTTTTAGAGAGTATTTTATTAACCTTAAAAAAAGCAGGAATACTTGGTTCTAAAAAAGGAAAACATGGTGGTTATTACCTAAGAAACGAACCATCTGAAATACAAATGACCGATGTTATGCGTGTTTTAGAAGGGCCTATAGCCATGGTGCCTTGTGTAAGTTTAAATTACTACGAAAAGTGTGATGATTGTCCAGATGAACATCAATGCAGTGTTCATAAGCTTATGATAGAGGTGAGAGACAGTACTTTAAAAGTCTTTAGAAACACTACTTTAGCTGATTTAGCTCTTAATTAGCTTGATAAATTCTTAAATTTATAAGGATTTAGTATTTATTTTATACCAATTACCTAAAAAATATTCCATTATTCTAAAAAGTTAGTAATGTTGTTTGTCATGTAATAAAAAGTATTACTTTTGTAATCCCTACTAAATTGATAGGATTAATATAAAATAATGGCAAATGATAGCGCAAATGTTATTAAAGAGTAAACAAAAAACTACTTATAAAGAGGATAGTGTTGGTGAAAAACCTATACGCAGTGTAGCTAAAGCACTTAGTTGGCGTATTGTTGGTACTTTAGATACCTTGTTGGTATCCTACATATTAACAGGAAAAATATCGCTTGCTGCTTCTATAGCTTCAGTAGATTTTGTCACAAAATTAATTTTATACTTTTTCCACGAACGTTTTTGGAACCTTATTAAGTGGGGAAAATAATATATAAAAGATATGTTTACAGAAGAGCAAATACAAAGTTTAAACAAGGAATTCAAAAAAGCGTCTCCTGCTGAAATTATAAAAAAAGCACTAGAGCTTAATGATAAAGCAGTGGTAACAACCAATTTTAGACCTTATGAAGCTGCTATTCTTCATGCTGTAAATTCAGTAAAAAATAATATTCCTGTAGTATGGTGTGATACGGGTTATAATACACCACAAACCTATAAACACGCAGAACAAGTAATTAAAGATTTAAACTTAAATGTGTTTTTATATGTGCCAAAGCAAACAGCTGCACATAGAGATGTAGTTTTAGGTGTACCAAGTGTAGATGACCCTAAACATGCAGAATTTACAGAACAGGTAAAGCTAGAACCTTTTAGGCGAGCTATGGAAGAGCATAAACCAAATGTTTGGTTTACAAACCTTCGCCAAGGGCAAACCGCCTTTAGAAACAGTATTGATATTTTTAGTTTAAGTGCCGATGGTGTACTGAAAGTAAGTCCCTTTTACTACTGGTCAGACGAAAAACTCGACACCTATTTAGAAGAACATAATTTACCTAACGAATTTAAATATTTCGACCCAACAAAAGCATTAGCAAATAGAGAGTGTGGTTTACACGCTTAAAAATAATATTATGAAGAAAGATACATCGCATATCAATTCGCTTGAAAACGAAGCAATTTATATCATGAGAGAAGTAGCAGCTCAGTTTGAAAAACCTGTGTTGTTATTTTCAGGAGGAAAAGATTCAATCACATTAGTAAGATTAGCAGTAAAAGCTTTTTACCCAGCTAAAATACCTTTTCCTTTATTGCATATTGATACGGGGCATAATTTCCCTGAAACTATTGAATTTAGAGATAGACTTGTAAAAGAGTTAGGCTTAGAATTAATAGTAAGAAACGTGCAAGATTCTATAGATCAAGGTAAAGTGAAAGAAGAGTCTGGGCGTTATGCAAGTAGAAATATGTTGCAAACCACAACACTTTTAGATGCTATTGAAGAATTTAAGTTTGATGCTTGTATAGGTGGCGCTAGAAGAGATGAAGAAAAAGCCAGAGCAAAAGAACGTATATTTTCAGTACGTGATGATTTTGGTCAATGGGATGAGAAAAACCAAAGACCAGAGTTGTTTGATATGTTAAATGGTGAAATAGATTTAGGGCAAAACGTTCGTGTATTCCCAATTTCAAACTGGACAGAGCTAGACGTGTGGTCTTACATAGAAAAAGAAAATATTGAAATCCCTTCTATTTATTTTGCACACAAACGTAAAGTTTTCTTAAGAGACGGAATGATTTGGTCTGCAGAAGATGGTATAGTATACCGTGATGAAGATGAAGAAGTGATTGAGGAAATGGTACGTTTTAGAACTGTAGGAGACATGAGTTGTACCGCAGCCGTATTATCAGATGCTACAACCATTACAAAAGTAGTTGAAGAAATTAGAGATTCTTCAATTTCAGAACGTGGTGCGCGTATTGATGACAAACGCTCTGAAGCCGCCATGGAGAAACGTAAACAACAAGGGTATTTTTAGAAATTTGCTTCGCAAATTTTGCAACTGGCTTTTAGCTCATGGTTATTAGCCGAAAAACCGAAAAAAACAAATAAAATATTAAACAAGCCAATAGCCAACAGCTAAAGGCTAACAGCTATAAAAGCATGGAAGTATTAAAAATAGCAACAGCAGGAAGTGTAGATGACGGAAAGAGTACCTTAATTGGGCGTATTCTTTACGATACAAAATCATTAACTACAGACAAACTTGAAGCCATTGAAAAAACAAGTAAACAGCGTGGTTATGATTACTTAGATTTTTCTTTAGCTACAGATGGTTTGGTTGCCGAAAGAGAACAAGGTATCACCATTGATGTGGCACACATTTACTTTTCAACAAAAAATAAAAGTTACATTATAGCAGATACTCCAGGTCATGTAGAGTATACCAGAAATATGGTAACTGGCGCTTCAACTTCACAAGCATCTATCATATTAATTGATGCCAGAAAAGGCGTGATTGAGCAAACTAATCGTCATTTTTTCATCAATAATTTATTAAGAATTAAAGATGTTGTAGTGGCTATTAATAAAATGGACTTGGTAGATTATTCTGAAGAAGTTTATAGCAAAATTAAAGCCGATTTTGAGGAATTAATGAAAAAGCGTGATTATCAAGATCAAAACATTTCATTTATTCCCGTAAGTGCTTTAAAAGGAGATAACGTAGTTAATAAATCTGATAAAATGCCTTGGTACAAAGGAGAGGCTTTATTAGAACATTTAGAAAAATTAGACAAAGCCGATATCTTTAATGTAGGTACACCGCGCTTCCCAGTACAATATGTAATTCGTCCTAAAACTGAAGATTTTCATGATTTTAGAGGTTATGCAGGAAAAGTGTATGGGGGTAATTTAAGTGTAGGCGATGAGGTTGTTGTATTGCCTTCTCAAACCAAATCTAAAATAAAAGAAATTTATTTCTATAATGAAAAGTACGAAACAGCATCAAGACGTTCTTCTGTTACTATTACTTTAGAAGACGATATTAACGTGAGTCGTGGAGATATGATTGTTAAAGAAGGAGATTTGCCAACTATTGAAAAACAGTTTACAGCTAATGTTTGTTGGATGGATTCTAAACAATTAACACCAGGTACTAAATACATTGTGCAACATGGTGTAAATAAAGTTTTAGCTAAGGTAGATACCATTCACCATAAAATTAACCCAGATTACTCAGGTATAGAAGAAGGTGTATCTGGTTTAGGCATGAATGATATTGCTCAGGTTAGTTTTAAACTAAACAAACCTATTTTTTATGATAAGTTTAAAAACCATCGCACAAACGGATCTTTCATTATAATTGATTCACAATCAAATAATACCGTAGGAGCAGGTTTCATTCAATAAAATCATAGTCTACCGTAAAGACTAAAAAAAGAAACGGAAAAAGAAAAAAGGGAAACACTAAAAAATCCTTCCTAATTTATTTAGGAAGGTAAGGAAACAATGCAAAGTTTTAGAACAGAAATAGAAAATCCGGTTGTTGAAAAGGATATTATTGAATTAGCCAATAAGATTGAATTATTCAACAATGGTAAAATTGACGAAGAAAAATTTAGAAGCCTTCGTTTAGCTCGTGGCATTTACGGGCAGCGTCAAGAAGGTGTTCAAATGATTCGTATTAAATTACCTTACGGAAAAGTAAAAAGCAACCAGTTACGCAGAATTTCTGATGTGTCTGATGAATATTCTAGAGGGCGTTTACATATTACAACGCGTCAAGATATTCAAATTCACTACGTAGATATTAATCGTACACCAGAATTGTGGGCAGAATTAGATAAAGACGAAATAACCATAAGAGAAGCTTGTGGTAACACGGTACGTAATGTAACTGCTAGTGAAACTGCAGGAATAGACGTAAACGAACCATTTGATGTGTCGCCATATGCAGATGCATTATTTCGTTTCTTTTTACGTAATCCTATTTGTCAAGAAATGGGACGTAAATTTAAAGTGTCTTTTTCTTCTTCAGATGAAGATACAGGATTATCCTATTTACACGATTTAGGTTTTATTGCCAAAATAAAAGATGGTGTTCGCGGATTTAAAGTCATGCTTGGTGGTGGTTTAGGTTCACAGCCACGCCATGCAGATTTATTTTACGATTTTATAGAAACCGATAAAATTATACCACTTATGGAAGGTGTGGTACGTGTGTTTGATCGTTATGGCGAACGTAAAAGTCGTGCCAAAGCCCGTATGAAATTCTTATTAAAAGATATAGGGTTAGAAGCGTTTAAAGAACTGATTGATGCAGAACAAAAAGCCATAGAGTTTAAGTCTGTTCCTATTGATGCTGATGCTTATGAAACGTCAACACCAGTAGAAATCACCTCTATTCCTGAAGTGGAAATTAAAGATGAAACAGCTTTTAATACTTGGAAATCCACCAATTTAATTCCTCAAAAACAAGAAGGTTATGTTGGCATAGGTATTAAAGTGTTATTAGGAGATTTTTATACAGATAAAGCGCGATTATTAGCAGATTTAGTTGAAAATTATGCTGCCGGAGAAATTCGTTTAACCTTACGTCAAAATATTGTAATTCCTTTTGTAAAGAAAGAATTAGTGCCAT contains:
- a CDS encoding sulfate adenylyltransferase subunit 1 is translated as MEVLKIATAGSVDDGKSTLIGRILYDTKSLTTDKLEAIEKTSKQRGYDYLDFSLATDGLVAEREQGITIDVAHIYFSTKNKSYIIADTPGHVEYTRNMVTGASTSQASIILIDARKGVIEQTNRHFFINNLLRIKDVVVAINKMDLVDYSEEVYSKIKADFEELMKKRDYQDQNISFIPVSALKGDNVVNKSDKMPWYKGEALLEHLEKLDKADIFNVGTPRFPVQYVIRPKTEDFHDFRGYAGKVYGGNLSVGDEVVVLPSQTKSKIKEIYFYNEKYETASRRSSVTITLEDDINVSRGDMIVKEGDLPTIEKQFTANVCWMDSKQLTPGTKYIVQHGVNKVLAKVDTIHHKINPDYSGIEEGVSGLGMNDIAQVSFKLNKPIFYDKFKNHRTNGSFIIIDSQSNNTVGAGFIQ
- a CDS encoding Hsp20/alpha crystallin family protein, which translates into the protein MSNLVTTTQKNGNLAKVDRFADFPAWSNWIDKMFSTDFPSIMMPNFNTGMTLPKVNIRETADAFFVDMAVPGMKKEDFTINLDNEVLSISSEVHKEDNQVEDNHIRKEYGYSSFKRTFSLPEYIDESKIKATYKEGILSVQLPKKEEAKQKPPRTIKIS
- a CDS encoding phosphoadenosine phosphosulfate reductase family protein, with product MFTEEQIQSLNKEFKKASPAEIIKKALELNDKAVVTTNFRPYEAAILHAVNSVKNNIPVVWCDTGYNTPQTYKHAEQVIKDLNLNVFLYVPKQTAAHRDVVLGVPSVDDPKHAEFTEQVKLEPFRRAMEEHKPNVWFTNLRQGQTAFRNSIDIFSLSADGVLKVSPFYYWSDEKLDTYLEEHNLPNEFKYFDPTKALANRECGLHA
- the cysD gene encoding sulfate adenylyltransferase subunit CysD, translated to MKKDTSHINSLENEAIYIMREVAAQFEKPVLLFSGGKDSITLVRLAVKAFYPAKIPFPLLHIDTGHNFPETIEFRDRLVKELGLELIVRNVQDSIDQGKVKEESGRYASRNMLQTTTLLDAIEEFKFDACIGGARRDEEKARAKERIFSVRDDFGQWDEKNQRPELFDMLNGEIDLGQNVRVFPISNWTELDVWSYIEKENIEIPSIYFAHKRKVFLRDGMIWSAEDGIVYRDEDEEVIEEMVRFRTVGDMSCTAAVLSDATTITKVVEEIRDSSISERGARIDDKRSEAAMEKRKQQGYF
- a CDS encoding DUF2061 domain-containing protein; the protein is MIAQMLLKSKQKTTYKEDSVGEKPIRSVAKALSWRIVGTLDTLLVSYILTGKISLAASIASVDFVTKLILYFFHERFWNLIKWGK
- a CDS encoding HEPN domain-containing protein — protein: MQSFRTEIENPVVEKDIIELANKIELFNNGKIDEEKFRSLRLARGIYGQRQEGVQMIRIKLPYGKVKSNQLRRISDVSDEYSRGRLHITTRQDIQIHYVDINRTPELWAELDKDEITIREACGNTVRNVTASETAGIDVNEPFDVSPYADALFRFFLRNPICQEMGRKFKVSFSSSDEDTGLSYLHDLGFIAKIKDGVRGFKVMLGGGLGSQPRHADLFYDFIETDKIIPLMEGVVRVFDRYGERKSRAKARMKFLLKDIGLEAFKELIDAEQKAIEFKSVPIDADAYETSTPVEITSIPEVEIKDETAFNTWKSTNLIPQKQEGYVGIGIKVLLGDFYTDKARLLADLVENYAAGEIRLTLRQNIVIPFVKKELVPFFYQELEKLGFVEAGYNKAVDITACPGTDTCNLGIASSTGIADELERVIKAEYPQYLNNKDLVIKISGCMNACGQHNMANIGFQGMSVRTPDKLVAPALQVLLGGGNLGDGNGIFADKVVKVPSRRGPEALRRILNDYEANANGKKFVDYYKEKGQKYFYDFLQDLQDASNLTEADFIDWGTNEKYVKAIGVGECAGVVIDLVATLFLESDEKIENAKESVSNGVYSGAIYHAYSSMINSAKALLTAENKKTNTHAGIVKQFDELFVESNKIELGGTFSDIVYQINKFAPSKDFALKYIENASVFLQKVRAYREAELDTANKQVV
- a CDS encoding Rrf2 family transcriptional regulator gives rise to the protein MLSKRTKYGLKALTYIAKKEGEQPVRVGEIAESENIPQKFLESILLTLKKAGILGSKKGKHGGYYLRNEPSEIQMTDVMRVLEGPIAMVPCVSLNYYEKCDDCPDEHQCSVHKLMIEVRDSTLKVFRNTTLADLALN